In Aliamphritea ceti, a single window of DNA contains:
- a CDS encoding 6-carboxytetrahydropterin synthase — MKLFVDNLTNVDFSYLDGQRGLLGESWLVQLVLDGSLNEQGMICDFGIVKKAVKRWFDDCIDHALVVPTGMDDLVLQQDPQQTEIAWKYPEGESFYCRSPREAIVLVELDAITPEGLARWCKDQLLELFPDEVKGLEISFIPESIQGAYYHYSHGLQQHDGNCQRIAHGHRSRIEIFLDGQRSSEEEARWAENFRDIYIGTRSHLQTGEGELHHYSYTAPQGEFEIKLPASRCHLMDTETTVEQIACHLAEQVKQANPEHEVLVRAYEGVGKGAIATA; from the coding sequence GTGAAGCTGTTTGTTGATAATTTAACCAATGTCGATTTTTCATATCTGGATGGCCAGCGAGGCCTGTTGGGAGAGTCCTGGCTGGTACAGTTGGTGCTGGATGGCAGCCTCAATGAACAGGGGATGATTTGCGATTTTGGTATCGTAAAGAAAGCCGTGAAACGTTGGTTTGATGATTGCATTGATCATGCTCTGGTCGTACCGACAGGTATGGATGATCTGGTATTGCAGCAAGACCCGCAGCAAACAGAGATTGCCTGGAAGTACCCGGAAGGTGAGAGCTTCTACTGCCGTTCGCCACGCGAGGCGATAGTATTAGTCGAGCTGGATGCTATTACACCCGAAGGGTTAGCCCGTTGGTGTAAAGATCAGCTCCTGGAACTGTTTCCGGATGAAGTTAAAGGGCTGGAGATTAGCTTTATACCTGAGAGTATTCAGGGGGCTTACTACCATTACAGTCACGGTTTACAGCAGCATGATGGTAACTGTCAGCGTATTGCTCACGGCCATCGTTCCCGTATTGAGATTTTCTTAGACGGTCAGCGCAGCAGTGAAGAAGAAGCGCGCTGGGCAGAAAATTTTCGTGATATTTATATTGGCACCCGTAGTCATTTACAAACGGGCGAAGGCGAGTTACATCACTACAGCTACACCGCGCCGCAGGGTGAGTTTGAAATCAAACTGCCAGCCAGTCGCTGTCATCTGATGGATACGGAGACTACGGTTGAGCAAATTGCCTGTCATTTGGCTGAGCAGGTAAAACAAGCAAATCCTGAACATGAAGTTCTGGTGCGTGCGTATGAAGGTGTTGGTAAAGGCGCGATTGCGACTGCTTAA
- the rsuA gene encoding 16S rRNA pseudouridine(516) synthase RsuA: MRLDKYLSQATGLPRSQVKRLIKSQKVRLNDKVNQDHGFQVKTGDLVLLDGREIPPPGPRYLMLHKPQDTICATEDQEHPTVLDLLELENVKNLHPAGRLDIDTTGLVLITDDGQWSHRITSPRHRCDKVYLVTTEDPISPETAPAFAEGLMLRNEEEPTLPATLELLDEHHARVTLQEGRYHQVKRMFAAMGNKVAGLHRESVGGIVLDEDLEPGEFRFLTAEEVASIR, from the coding sequence ATGCGACTCGACAAATACCTCAGCCAGGCAACCGGCCTGCCCCGCAGTCAGGTTAAACGCCTCATTAAGAGTCAGAAAGTACGGCTCAACGACAAGGTGAATCAGGACCACGGCTTTCAGGTTAAAACCGGTGACCTGGTGTTGCTCGACGGCCGGGAAATTCCACCCCCTGGCCCACGCTATCTGATGTTACATAAACCGCAGGACACAATTTGTGCTACAGAAGATCAGGAACACCCAACAGTGCTTGATCTGCTGGAGCTGGAAAACGTCAAAAATCTGCACCCCGCCGGACGTTTGGACATCGACACGACCGGACTGGTACTCATCACCGACGATGGGCAGTGGTCGCACCGCATCACATCACCACGTCACCGTTGCGACAAGGTGTATCTAGTTACGACTGAAGACCCTATCAGCCCGGAAACAGCGCCTGCTTTTGCAGAGGGTCTTATGCTGCGTAATGAAGAAGAACCTACCTTACCGGCTACGCTTGAGTTGCTTGATGAGCATCACGCCCGCGTAACCCTGCAGGAAGGCCGCTATCACCAGGTAAAGCGCATGTTCGCAGCAATGGGGAACAAAGTTGCAGGCCTGCACCGCGAAAGCGTTGGTGGCATTGTGCTGGATGAAGATCTGGAGCCAGGTGAGTTCCGTTTTCTGACTGCCGAAGAGGTTGCCAGCATCCGATGA
- a CDS encoding methyltransferase has protein sequence MKDFAFDLLRPELAQATGTTLWIADENALQPELAITPRNNVTVISNRIDLTDSLTEQGWQCRFSDFNFSEYADGSIDTLIYRVSKEKPIVHHVINQAIRLLRPDGKLFIAGLKNEGIKTYLDKAKKRFAGNMQTEKSDKNTWMGILTRPDACDTDSLDDQDYPVLRDVASDETYHYYSKPGVFGWNKIDKGSEYLIEQLGRFTERLKQPATRILDLGCGYGYLAMNCASDDCFVTATDNNATALQACQENFSRHKINGEVIPANCAEGIDSRYPMIICNPPFHQGFSVTGDLTDIFLRATRRRLENDGIAAFVTNLHIPLERKASAHFNRVETLADNGSFKLVLLAKPKR, from the coding sequence ATGAAAGATTTCGCTTTTGATCTGTTACGCCCGGAACTGGCCCAGGCCACTGGCACAACACTTTGGATTGCTGATGAAAATGCACTGCAACCCGAATTGGCGATTACTCCCCGGAATAATGTAACTGTTATCAGTAACCGGATAGATCTTACCGATTCTCTGACGGAACAGGGTTGGCAATGCCGTTTCAGTGATTTTAATTTTTCAGAATACGCTGACGGTAGCATCGATACACTTATCTACCGGGTATCTAAAGAGAAACCGATTGTTCATCATGTTATCAATCAGGCAATACGGCTGCTCAGGCCCGACGGCAAACTGTTTATCGCCGGACTGAAAAACGAAGGCATCAAGACCTATCTTGATAAAGCTAAAAAACGCTTTGCCGGAAACATGCAAACCGAAAAGTCCGATAAGAACACCTGGATGGGCATTCTAACCCGACCAGACGCGTGCGATACTGACTCACTCGATGATCAGGATTACCCTGTGTTGCGTGACGTCGCCAGCGATGAGACTTATCACTATTACAGCAAACCCGGTGTGTTTGGCTGGAATAAAATTGATAAGGGCAGCGAGTATCTGATCGAACAGTTGGGGCGTTTTACTGAACGTCTAAAACAACCCGCAACACGGATTTTGGATCTGGGCTGTGGTTACGGCTACCTGGCTATGAATTGTGCCAGCGATGATTGTTTTGTTACCGCCACAGATAACAATGCAACAGCCCTGCAGGCCTGTCAGGAAAACTTCTCTCGACATAAGATTAACGGTGAAGTCATCCCGGCAAACTGTGCTGAAGGCATCGACAGCCGTTATCCAATGATTATCTGTAATCCTCCGTTCCACCAGGGATTCAGTGTTACCGGAGATCTGACAGATATATTTTTACGGGCAACCCGGCGCAGACTCGAAAATGACGGCATTGCAGCCTTCGTAACAAACCTGCACATTCCACTGGAGCGTAAAGCCAGTGCGCACTTTAACCGGGTTGAAACTCTCGCTGATAATGGTAGCTTCAAGCTGGTATTACTGGCGAAACCTAAACGTTAA
- a CDS encoding YciC family protein, producing MAFTYLKQTWFFFKMNLLAIIKIQLPFIIILNIIGTIVLGSLDGERSEIDPSVMMLSLVSLLFLPLYWGATIAYLNSVVEDRPLTAFQALQLSLSRWGSMFLTYFISGAGIVLGLMCFIIPGLYLTVRWSFADYHCMLEKSSPVEAMKDSWDTTREYFWDLLTGLVCLFVLITGANVAVSWLFSTMGIDSIVVRSLQDIFFGFLNCLFMIYGFRVFCVMREAQNQD from the coding sequence ATGGCTTTTACCTATCTCAAGCAAACCTGGTTCTTCTTCAAGATGAATCTGCTTGCCATCATCAAAATACAGCTGCCGTTTATCATTATCCTCAATATTATCGGCACCATTGTACTTGGCTCACTGGATGGCGAACGCTCAGAAATAGATCCTTCTGTGATGATGCTGTCACTGGTCAGCCTGCTTTTTTTACCGCTTTACTGGGGAGCAACTATTGCCTACCTGAACTCAGTGGTTGAAGACCGTCCACTAACAGCCTTTCAGGCATTACAACTAAGCTTGTCACGCTGGGGCTCTATGTTCCTCACCTACTTCATTTCCGGTGCAGGCATTGTCTTAGGTCTGATGTGTTTTATTATTCCGGGGTTATACCTGACCGTTCGCTGGTCCTTCGCTGATTATCACTGTATGTTGGAAAAATCATCGCCTGTTGAAGCCATGAAAGATAGCTGGGATACCACCCGGGAGTACTTTTGGGATCTTCTGACCGGCCTTGTATGCCTGTTCGTACTGATCACTGGTGCAAACGTCGCTGTTAGCTGGTTATTCAGCACTATGGGGATTGATTCAATAGTTGTGCGATCGCTTCAGGATATTTTCTTCGGCTTCCTAAACTGCCTGTTTATGATTTACGGTTTCCGGGTATTCTGCGTTATGCGTGAAGCTCAAAACCAAGACTGA
- a CDS encoding redoxin family protein, with protein MPNLMRAVLLAFGVLMMSSVLQAGQLKQRVPAPALTQTDPQAWLNSEPLSLQDLSGKVVLLDFWTFDCWNCYRSFPWLNALEKTFAGESFTVLGIHTPEFDHEKVRDNVAEKIKEFELHHPVMMDNDFAYWRAMGNRYWPAFYLLDKQGRVRSVYIGETHANTAQANAIEADIRQLLAEG; from the coding sequence ATGCCGAACCTTATGCGTGCTGTCTTACTGGCGTTTGGCGTCTTAATGATGAGCAGTGTTTTGCAGGCTGGACAGCTTAAACAGCGGGTACCAGCGCCGGCGTTGACTCAGACTGATCCCCAGGCCTGGTTAAACAGTGAGCCACTCAGTCTGCAGGACTTGAGTGGAAAAGTTGTGCTGCTGGATTTCTGGACGTTTGATTGCTGGAACTGTTATCGCTCATTTCCCTGGTTAAATGCTTTGGAGAAAACCTTTGCAGGTGAAAGTTTCACTGTATTGGGCATTCATACACCTGAGTTTGATCATGAAAAAGTCAGGGATAACGTCGCTGAGAAGATAAAGGAATTTGAGCTTCATCATCCGGTGATGATGGATAATGATTTTGCCTATTGGCGAGCGATGGGAAACCGTTACTGGCCAGCATTTTATCTGCTTGATAAGCAGGGACGTGTGCGATCAGTTTATATTGGTGAGACGCATGCAAATACTGCGCAGGCCAATGCGATAGAAGCGGATATTCGTCAGCTGCTGGCCGAAGGCTAG